From a region of the Impatiens glandulifera chromosome 4, dImpGla2.1, whole genome shotgun sequence genome:
- the LOC124936322 gene encoding protein FLC EXPRESSOR-like — MARGRGDKRQTHRRHSREPPLSRHAHVAAGDHRYPPNSGDHRYPPNAVDHRYPSNADVVIDERIAAQQREIQTLLVDNQRIAASHFALRQELSAAQKDYHMLLTVASDVQRERDTQVRELYERSIMMEAELRSMNAHKGELSNVEAEIQKLSSVKQELTEKLEAVHGELSRLRVRSDFKERVEISEEIEAVRREILQGRLAIEQEKKNCAINLRQRNIMEKHMFSVARQIVELQSKLANAEKRARDAAAAPDPGYGASHGSHELAYAGNSNPDQYERHQFQNPSGNNPNSEEVS; from the exons ATGGCTAGAGGAAGGGGCGATAAACGGCAAACACATCGCCGACATTCTCGAGAACCGCCGTTATCAAGGCACGCCCACGTCGCCGCCGGCGACCATCGATACCCTCCGAACTCCGGCGACCACCGCTACCCTCCGAACGCCGTCGACCACCGCTACCCTTCGAACGCCGACGTCGTTATCGATGAGAGAATCGCAGCTCAGCAACGAGAGATTCAAACTCTTCTCGTTGATAACCAGCGCATTGCCGCGTCCCATTTTGCGCTCAGACAGGAGCTCAGCGCCGCCCAGAAGGATTATCATATGTTGTTGACAGTCGCTTCTGATGTGCAGAGGGAGAGAGATACTCAGGTGAGGGAATTATATGAGCGATCGATAATGATGGAGGCTGAACTCCGATCGATGAATGCTCATAAAGGGGAGTTGAGTAATGTTGAGGCTGAAATTCAGAAACTTAGCTCTGTTAAGCAAGAGTTAACTGAGAAGCTTGAAGCAGTTCATGGAGAACTTTCTAGGTTACGTGTTCGATCGGATTTCAAGGAAAGAGTTGAGATTAGTGAAGAGATTGAGGCTGTGCGTCGTGAAATCTTGCAAGGAAG ATTGGCCATTGAACAAGAAAAGAAGAACTGTGCTATTAACCTTAGACAGAGGAACATAATGGAGAAACATATGTTTTCTGTTGCTAGACAAATTGTGGAGCTTCAGTCCAAGTTGGCTAATGCTGAAAAGAGAGCAAGAGATGCAGCAGCAGCACCTG ATCCTGGATATGGTGCAAGCCATGGTAGCCATGAATTAGCATATGCTGGGAATTCTAATCCTGATCAATATGAGAGACATCAG TTTCAGAACCCAAGTGGAAACAACCCTAATAGTGAAGAAGTATCTTGA